A genomic segment from Nicotiana tabacum cultivar K326 chromosome 7, ASM71507v2, whole genome shotgun sequence encodes:
- the LOC142162380 gene encoding uncharacterized protein LOC142162380, whose protein sequence is MLTEFFVMNRTNKDAMQLLLLNKEFPEYFVWSFKEKMWTRRKQRNVIGRVLTCHPTEGERYYLRLLLMKVRGPKSYQDLCKVDGKCYNIFREAAEKRGLLHCDNNLVECMNEATNYQMSYSLRRLFATLLVYCNPANPAELWKQFEDSMSEDFKILPNMNAKDIRFMALNHINDILDLMGRDINEYNLIPEKIKPSTAIGETNDCQFERNIIVREEDLLLERKLNTEQRKAYDTIIDRIFSTKLGAFFVDGAGGTGKTFLYRVLLAVVRSKGFVALATTSSGVAASILPGGRTAHSRFKFPIDIDEQYSCNISKQSALAALIRDAKLIVWDEVSMGKKKVIETFDILYLEKK, encoded by the coding sequence ATGTTAACTGAATTCTTTGTTATGAACAGAACAAATAAAGATGCTATGCAACTGTTATTATTAAATAAAGAATTTCCTGAGTACTTTGTATGGTCATTTAAGGAAAAAATGTGGACACGTCGAAAACAACGTAATGTAATTGGACGTGTTTTAACATGTCATCCAACAGAAGGAGAAAGATATTATCTTAGATTATTGTTGATGAAAGTTAGAGGACCAAAATCATATCAGGACTTATGTAAAGTTGACGGCAAATGTTATAATATATTTAGAGAGGCTGCAGAAAAAAGAGGATTGTTACATTGTGATAACAACTTGGTTGAATGTATGAATGAAGCTACAAATTATCAAATGTCATATAGTTTAAGGCGTTTATTTGCAACATTATTGGTGTATTGTAATCCCGCTAATCCAGCAGAACTTTGGAAACAATTTGAAGATTCAATGTCCGAAGATTTTAAGATTCTACCTAACATGAATGCTAAAGATATTCGTTTTATGGCTTTAAATCATATTAATGATATTTTGGATTTGATGGGACGTGATATTAATGAATATAATCTTATTCCTGAGAAAATTAAACCTTCAACTGCTATCGGAGAAACCAATGACTGtcagtttgaaagaaatatcattGTTAGAGAAGAAGATTTGCTTCTAGAGAGAAAATTAAATACTGAACAACGAAAAGCGTATGACACCATTATTGATAGGATATTTTCTACCAAATTAGGAGCATTTTTCGTTGACGGAGCTGGAGGAACTGGAAAAACTTTTCTATATCGTGTTTTATTAGCTGTTGTACGATCAAAAGGTTTTGTCGCTTTAGCAACAACAAGTTCAGGTGTTGCAGCTTCGATCCTCCCAGGAGGACGAACTGCTCACTCCCGCTTTAAATTTCCTATTGATATAGATGAACAATATTCTTGCAACATTAGTAAGCAAAGCGCACTTGCAGCTTTAATACGTGATGCAAAACTGATTGTCTGGGATGAAGTATCTATGGGAAAAAAGAAAGTGATAGAAACTTTTGATATTCTCTATTTGGAAAAAAAGTGA
- the LOC107791559 gene encoding uncharacterized protein LOC107791559, with translation MNLQDFAVTSSAIRLTSHKMPPELSELYFGNTEESENFRTYNNMFAFTSLGVKYDKELAKRNCGIYTFRLQGKMYHFIDDLIPSNEKPRNLQLYFYDHDNDLANRIACSTNINESIVKKLMDILKFNPHTIFLKSPLNVAQLSDYIALKCHSTLDQRTYNLPSSLEFAALWLEENPRDISAPHIRIYTYTNRARLVHYYYGCYDPLQYPLLFTFGENGWHCTIKKIIQTNNVMRCRAYCEHEQLPSISNMCSIDGFLDMEDESLQKGKRKRDTVSCREIEVLQGLLDILKCGEREASKIGKKTFLPVTFIGGPRDMHQRYMDAIALVQYFGKPDFFITMTCNPSWPEIKEHLSLADEVYNRPDLISKVFRVKVEELKTDILKRQIFGRVAGFMYTIEFQKCGLPHAHFLIILTDDHKLLIPESYDKFVCAELPDSKKDRDRYSLVIKHMMHGPCGKLNPTNICMKNNNCKFKYPKDFAEQTSKGKNSYPIYRRRRTG, from the exons ATGAACCTCCAGGATTTTGCTGTAACTAGTAGTGCAATAAGGTTGACATCTCATAAAATGCCACCTGAATTATCAGAGTTATACTTTGGAAATACTGAGGAATCTGAAAACTTTCGAACTTATAACAACATGTTTGCATTTACTTCACTTGGTGTAAAGTATGATAAAGAGCTAGCGAAAAGAAATTGCGGTATCTACACATTTAGACTCCAAGGAAAAATGTATCATTTTATAGATGATTTAATCCCTTCCAATGAAAAACCCAGGAATTTACAATTGTACTTCTACGACCATGATAATGACCTAGCTAATAGGATAGCTTGTTCGACAAATATTAATGAATCAATAGTGAAAAAGTTGATGGACATATTGAAATTTAATCCACATACTATTTTCTTAAAATCTCCCTTGAATGTTGCCCAATTATCTGATTATATTGCTCTTAAATGCCACTCAACCTTAGATCAACGAACATATAACTTACCCAGCTCATTGGAGTTTGCGGCATTATGGCTTGAAGAAAATCCTAGAGATATTTCTGCACCACATATTCGAATTTATACCTACACTAATAGAGCTCGATTAGTACATTATTATTATGGATGTTATGATCCGTTGCAGTATCCATTATTATTTACCTTCGGTGAAAATGGATGGCATTGTACAATCAAAAAaattattcaaacaaataatgtgATGAGATGTAGAGCTTACTGTGAACATGAACAATTGCCCAGTATATCAAACATGTGTTCAATTGATGGATTTCTTGATATGGAAGACGAATCATTACAAAAAGGAAAACGAAAAAGAGATACAGTGTCTTGTCGAGA AATTGAGGTCTTGCAAGGACTCCTTGATATTTTAAAATGTGGTGAAAGGGAAGCCTCTAAAATTGGAAAGAAAACATTCCTCCCTGTTACATTTATAGGGGGACCAAGGGACATGCACCAACGATATATGGATGCTATCGCATTGGTACAATATTTTGGAAAACCTGATTTCTTTATAACAATGACTTGTAATCCTTCTTGGCCAGAAATAAAAGAACATTTGTCACTGGCTGATGAGGTATATAACAGACCTGATTTAATTAGTAAAGTTTTCAGAGTAAAAGTGGAAGAATTAAAGACGGATATTTTAAAAAGACAAATCTTTGGAAGAGTTGCTGGATTCATGTATACTATAGAATTCCAAAAATGCGGTCTTCCACATGCTCATTTCCTTATTATACTTACTGATGACCACAAATTACTGATTCCTGAATCTTATGATAAATTTGTCTGTGCAGAATTGCCTGATTCTAAAAAAGATCGCGATCGATATTCACTTGTTATTAAACATATGATGCATGGTCCTTGTGGAAAGTTAAATCCTACAAATATTTGCATGAAAAATAATAACTGCAAATTCAAGTATCCAAAAGATTTTGCTGAACAAACATCAAAAGGGAAGAATTCATATCCAATATACAGAAGGAGAAGAACCGGATAA